The following proteins are co-located in the Nocardia bhagyanarayanae genome:
- a CDS encoding Rieske 2Fe-2S domain-containing protein produces MAVTPKGSGGKVRELDVGSVPTRYARGWHCLGLAKTFRDGKPHAVNVFGTKLVVWVDSAGELRVLDAYCRHMGGDLSMGEVKGDDIACPFHDWRWSGVNGKCSSIPYARRVPPLARTRKWTTLERNGQLFVWHDHEGNEPPPEITIPHIEGPYTDADGNPTDQLDSGWTDWTWNSMLIEGANCREIIDNVVDMAHFFYIHFAFPTYFKNVFEGHIATQFLETKGRPDIGMASKYGGDTLLKSEASYFGPSYMINPLINIYSGYEVKSVLINCHYPVTQDSFVLQWGISLEKPKGVDGEMADKLAEKMTEGISVGFLQDVEIWKHKSKVENPLLCEEDGPVYQLRRWYDQFYVDVADVTEKMTQRFEFEVDTTKANEAWEAEVAENLRRKHEAEAAEQATKEAEAGV; encoded by the coding sequence ATGGCAGTTACCCCCAAAGGGAGCGGTGGCAAGGTCAGGGAGCTGGATGTCGGCTCGGTGCCTACCCGCTATGCGCGGGGATGGCATTGCCTCGGCCTGGCCAAGACGTTCCGGGACGGTAAGCCGCACGCGGTGAACGTGTTCGGTACCAAGCTGGTGGTCTGGGTCGACAGCGCGGGCGAACTGCGGGTGCTCGACGCCTACTGCAGGCACATGGGCGGCGACCTGAGCATGGGCGAGGTCAAGGGCGACGACATCGCCTGCCCGTTCCACGACTGGCGCTGGTCCGGCGTCAACGGCAAGTGCAGCTCCATTCCTTACGCGCGGCGCGTTCCGCCGCTCGCGCGCACCAGGAAGTGGACCACGCTGGAGCGCAACGGTCAGCTGTTCGTCTGGCACGACCACGAGGGCAACGAGCCGCCGCCGGAGATCACCATCCCGCACATCGAGGGCCCCTACACCGACGCGGACGGCAACCCGACCGACCAGCTCGACAGCGGCTGGACGGACTGGACGTGGAACTCGATGCTCATCGAGGGCGCGAACTGCCGCGAGATCATCGACAACGTGGTCGACATGGCCCACTTCTTCTACATCCACTTCGCCTTCCCGACGTACTTCAAGAACGTCTTCGAGGGGCACATCGCCACCCAGTTCCTGGAGACCAAGGGCAGGCCCGACATCGGCATGGCCTCCAAGTACGGCGGCGACACCTTGCTGAAGTCCGAGGCCTCGTACTTCGGCCCCTCGTACATGATCAACCCGCTGATCAACATCTACAGCGGTTACGAGGTCAAGAGCGTCCTGATCAACTGCCACTACCCGGTGACGCAGGACTCGTTCGTGCTGCAGTGGGGCATCTCGCTGGAGAAGCCGAAGGGCGTCGACGGCGAGATGGCCGACAAGCTGGCCGAGAAGATGACCGAGGGCATCAGCGTCGGCTTCCTGCAGGACGTCGAGATCTGGAAGCACAAGTCCAAGGTCGAGAACCCGCTGCTGTGCGAAGAGGACGGCCCGGTCTACCAGCTGCGCCGCTGGTACGACCAGTTCTACGTGGACGTCGCCGACGTCACCGAGAAGATGACCCAGCGCTTCGAGTTCGAGGTGGACACCACCAAGGCGAACGAGGCGTGGGAGGCCGAGGTCGCGGAGAACCTGCGTCGCAAGCACGAGGCCGAGGCGGCCGAGCAGGCGACGAAGGAAGCCGAGGCAGGCGTCTGA
- a CDS encoding saccharopine dehydrogenase NADP-binding domain-containing protein yields the protein MTQRTTSPTIAVYGATGHTGGYLLAELHRRGHTPILVGRNADRMRAAAEAAGLTDAEIRVADLSDHAALVAAFTGADVVISSLSAYVRNGEPVLAAAIAAGAHYTDISGEQLFLKKVFDDYATAAETAGVTVISGITDNNIAGDLLANLVARRVSGPAEIVISHLSKSGGNGSKGSAKTVFASLDWFSSGGWHFADGELRTGPARHPEMTFPGDTAPTAVGKFPQPPVLTVPRHTEVASVEGVLAAEILGTLGSFTEELIEQIPDEPSSDLRYEVIVDAHGGGKVVRGVVDGVDSYRDSALLAVEIATRLAAGAAKPGALAPAEAFEPAEFLDALARFGITWRIEES from the coding sequence ATGACACAGCGGACAACCTCCCCCACCATCGCCGTCTACGGCGCCACCGGCCACACCGGCGGCTACCTGCTCGCCGAACTCCACCGCCGCGGCCACACCCCGATCCTGGTGGGCCGCAACGCCGATCGCATGCGCGCCGCCGCCGAAGCCGCGGGCCTGACCGACGCCGAGATCCGCGTCGCCGACCTCAGCGACCACGCCGCCCTTGTCGCCGCGTTCACCGGCGCCGACGTGGTGATCAGCAGCCTCTCCGCCTACGTGCGCAACGGCGAACCGGTCCTCGCGGCCGCCATCGCCGCGGGCGCGCACTACACCGACATCTCCGGCGAACAGCTGTTCCTGAAGAAGGTCTTCGACGATTACGCCACCGCGGCCGAAACAGCCGGTGTCACAGTTATTTCCGGTATCACCGACAACAACATCGCGGGCGACCTGCTCGCCAATCTCGTCGCGCGCCGGGTGAGCGGCCCGGCCGAGATCGTCATCAGCCACCTGAGCAAGAGCGGGGGCAACGGCTCGAAAGGCAGCGCCAAGACGGTGTTCGCCAGCCTCGACTGGTTCAGCAGCGGCGGTTGGCATTTCGCGGACGGTGAGCTGCGCACCGGTCCCGCGCGGCATCCGGAGATGACCTTCCCGGGAGACACCGCGCCCACGGCCGTCGGCAAGTTCCCGCAGCCGCCCGTGCTCACGGTCCCACGGCACACCGAGGTCGCGTCGGTGGAGGGCGTCCTCGCCGCCGAAATTCTCGGTACGCTCGGCTCTTTCACCGAGGAACTCATCGAGCAGATCCCGGACGAGCCGAGTTCGGACCTGCGCTACGAAGTGATCGTGGACGCGCACGGCGGCGGCAAAGTGGTGCGCGGCGTGGTCGATGGCGTCGACTCCTACCGCGATTCCGCCCTGCTCGCCGTCGAGATCGCGACCAGACTGGCCGCAGGCGCCGCGAAGCCGGGCGCGCTGGCTCCGGCCGAAGCGTTCGAGCCCGCCGAATTCCTCGACGCTCTCGCACGCTTCGGCATCACCTGGCGCATCGAGGAATCCTGA
- a CDS encoding cupin domain-containing protein — protein MTDDRPALAIALDLQPHPEGGWYRQTWRSPVEFTPEGYPGTRAAATAIHFLLMPGERSAPHTVRSDELWLWHRGGPLALDIGGEEIVLGPDVERGQLLQAVVPGGVSQAARPLGNEYVLVSCIVAPGFDFADFRLD, from the coding sequence ATGACCGACGACCGGCCCGCACTCGCCATCGCCCTGGATCTGCAACCGCATCCCGAGGGCGGGTGGTATCGCCAAACTTGGCGCAGCCCTGTGGAATTCACGCCCGAGGGCTATCCGGGGACGCGCGCGGCGGCGACGGCGATCCACTTTCTGCTGATGCCGGGTGAGCGCTCGGCCCCGCACACGGTGCGGTCGGACGAGCTGTGGCTCTGGCACCGCGGCGGACCGCTCGCGCTCGACATCGGCGGCGAGGAGATCGTCCTCGGGCCCGATGTCGAGCGCGGTCAGCTGTTGCAGGCCGTGGTCCCCGGCGGTGTCAGCCAGGCCGCGCGGCCGCTCGGCAACGAGTACGTCCTGGTGAGCTGCATCGTCGCCCCGGGCTTCGACTTCGCGGACTTCCGGCTCGACTGA